The following coding sequences lie in one Vicinamibacterales bacterium genomic window:
- a CDS encoding TonB-dependent receptor, with product MFRRVLTISMLIAASAAGPAFGQAVSGTILGTVTDATGAIRPDAKVTAVNEGTGLSRTITSSASGEYTFPSLPTGHYTVTAELTGFRALALSNIELGVDQKVRVDLKLETGALSETMTVVGQTPLVQTSTSELGATITNQNIEALPLNGRNFVNLTRTVPGVLRGIPGANIDGAGSLAWRASASFSANGQRPRDNNFMLDGVDNNETWLQTVVIFPSVDSLDEFKLQTSTYSAEFGRSLGGVVNLQIKSGTNNLSGSAFEFHRDSAFDANDFFNNRAGRAKPDFKQNQFGGTLGGPIFKNKTFFFGSYQGHREDQGQTFLSTVPSLAMRNGNFSELNRTIFDPQTGQPFAGNVIPTDRFDPVAANILKQLYPEPNTAGTRSSNGQIINNYLINPVKTRHDDQFDTKFDENLSDANRFFVRYSYQKTHRVQPASLPHGDAGATFGAGDGNVKAQGLAFNDTHIISSHLLNEARFGWTSIKFFMTPIDYLANPAAAVGLANINLNDATSGMTQLTFQNIRNLGANSNQPLITNQNDFSFADNVTWTRNKQTIKMGGNLILRSREILNADTIVGQFGFNNNMTSNCAGQPAGCTVNSTTGFDVASFELGLTAAKNRNLFDANTYTEKRPEIGAYLQDDYRATSKLTVNMGLRYDVFPPWDEIDNRQSNFDVTTGQFVLASDDATIAGVKVGRRLQTYSKGDLGPRVGFAYDIAGDGKMLVRGGYGIYWNFSPGGTSSSKAQNQPFLQSTALTPTPSAYGSNLLLKDSLPAPPGVNPSASPTGSTRSIFDVNFRDAYARQWNINTQRGFATNYLVEIAYVGSQGRQMMIKTDANQAPPIVGVTDANVNRPFILTDPLLRTLGQSQSSGTLDYNALQMKFQRRFANNFSFLNSYTWGQALDLSSDNDGTVTLTNIFDPQYNHGPADYDIKHTFSSSWVYELPWARGQYYGGWQLAGIMLIRGGLPLTVTQTQGVASTGTGNRPDRVCNGTIDNPTIDHWFDTSCFVATTDTTGTYGNSGRGIIRGPGSVNIDASLVKNTKFGHTNTEVRIEAFNVLNHPQFANPNTTIGNAAVGTISAMLSSPSCSLCGTTARQVQIGLKVRF from the coding sequence GGCCCGATGCGAAAGTCACGGCGGTGAATGAAGGCACCGGCCTCTCGCGTACGATCACTTCCAGTGCCAGCGGCGAGTACACGTTCCCGTCGCTGCCGACGGGGCACTACACGGTGACCGCGGAGCTCACCGGATTCCGCGCGCTCGCGTTGTCGAACATCGAGCTCGGCGTCGATCAGAAGGTCCGCGTCGATCTGAAGCTCGAGACCGGCGCCTTGTCGGAGACGATGACCGTCGTCGGGCAGACGCCGCTGGTCCAGACCTCGACGTCCGAGCTGGGGGCGACGATCACCAACCAGAATATCGAGGCGCTGCCGCTCAACGGCCGCAACTTCGTCAATCTGACCCGCACGGTGCCGGGCGTACTGCGCGGCATTCCTGGCGCGAACATCGACGGCGCCGGCAGCCTCGCGTGGCGCGCCTCGGCGTCGTTCTCCGCCAACGGCCAGCGTCCGCGCGACAACAACTTCATGCTCGACGGGGTCGACAACAACGAGACCTGGCTGCAGACGGTCGTCATTTTCCCGAGCGTCGACTCCCTCGACGAGTTCAAGCTGCAGACCTCGACCTACTCGGCCGAGTTCGGCCGCTCGCTTGGCGGCGTCGTCAACCTGCAGATCAAGTCGGGCACCAACAATCTGAGCGGGAGCGCGTTCGAGTTCCACCGCGACTCGGCGTTCGACGCCAACGACTTTTTCAACAACCGCGCCGGCCGCGCCAAGCCCGACTTCAAGCAAAACCAGTTCGGCGGCACGCTCGGCGGCCCGATCTTCAAGAACAAGACGTTCTTCTTCGGCTCCTACCAGGGGCATCGTGAAGACCAGGGGCAGACGTTCCTGTCGACGGTGCCGTCGCTGGCGATGCGCAACGGCAACTTCTCCGAGCTGAACCGCACCATCTTCGATCCGCAGACCGGCCAGCCCTTCGCCGGAAACGTGATTCCGACCGACCGATTCGACCCGGTGGCGGCCAACATCCTCAAGCAGCTGTATCCGGAGCCGAACACCGCCGGCACGCGCTCGTCGAACGGGCAGATCATCAACAACTACCTGATCAACCCGGTCAAGACGCGGCACGACGACCAGTTCGACACCAAGTTCGATGAGAACCTGTCGGACGCCAACCGCTTCTTTGTGCGCTACAGCTACCAGAAGACGCACCGCGTGCAGCCGGCCTCGCTGCCGCACGGCGACGCCGGCGCGACCTTTGGCGCCGGCGACGGCAACGTCAAAGCGCAGGGGCTGGCGTTCAACGACACCCACATCATCTCGAGCCACCTGCTCAACGAGGCGCGCTTCGGCTGGACGTCGATCAAGTTCTTCATGACGCCGATCGACTACCTGGCCAATCCGGCCGCGGCGGTCGGCCTGGCGAACATCAACCTCAACGACGCCACCTCGGGCATGACGCAGCTGACCTTCCAGAACATCCGCAACCTGGGGGCGAACAGCAATCAGCCGCTCATCACCAACCAGAACGACTTCTCGTTCGCCGACAACGTAACCTGGACGAGGAACAAGCAGACGATCAAGATGGGCGGCAACCTGATCCTGCGCTCGCGCGAGATTCTCAACGCCGACACGATCGTCGGGCAGTTCGGCTTCAACAACAACATGACGTCGAACTGCGCCGGCCAGCCGGCGGGGTGCACGGTCAACAGCACCACCGGCTTCGACGTGGCGAGCTTCGAGCTCGGCCTGACCGCGGCGAAGAACCGCAACCTGTTCGACGCCAACACCTACACCGAGAAGCGCCCGGAGATCGGCGCCTACCTCCAGGACGACTACCGCGCGACGTCGAAGCTGACGGTGAACATGGGCCTGCGCTACGACGTGTTCCCGCCCTGGGACGAGATCGACAACCGGCAGTCGAACTTCGACGTGACGACCGGCCAGTTCGTGCTCGCCTCGGACGACGCGACGATCGCCGGAGTCAAGGTGGGTCGCCGCCTGCAGACGTATTCCAAGGGTGACCTCGGGCCGCGCGTCGGCTTCGCCTACGACATCGCGGGCGACGGCAAGATGCTCGTCCGCGGCGGCTACGGCATCTACTGGAACTTCTCGCCCGGCGGCACCTCGTCATCCAAGGCGCAGAACCAGCCGTTCCTCCAGTCGACGGCGCTGACGCCGACGCCGAGCGCCTACGGCAGCAACCTGCTGCTGAAGGACAGCCTGCCGGCGCCGCCCGGGGTGAATCCGTCCGCCTCGCCGACCGGTTCGACGCGGTCGATCTTCGACGTCAACTTCCGCGACGCCTACGCGCGCCAGTGGAACATCAACACCCAGCGCGGCTTCGCCACCAACTACCTGGTCGAAATCGCCTACGTCGGCTCGCAGGGTCGTCAGATGATGATCAAGACCGACGCGAACCAGGCGCCGCCCATCGTCGGCGTGACCGACGCGAACGTCAACCGGCCGTTCATCCTGACCGACCCGCTGCTGCGCACGCTCGGCCAGTCGCAGAGCAGCGGGACGCTCGACTACAACGCCCTGCAGATGAAGTTCCAGCGTCGCTTCGCGAACAACTTCTCCTTCCTCAACTCGTACACGTGGGGCCAGGCGCTCGACCTGTCATCGGACAACGACGGCACCGTCACCCTGACCAACATCTTCGATCCGCAGTACAACCACGGCCCGGCCGACTACGACATCAAGCACACGTTCTCGTCGAGCTGGGTGTACGAGCTCCCCTGGGCGCGCGGCCAGTACTACGGCGGCTGGCAGCTGGCCGGCATCATGCTCATCCGCGGCGGTCTGCCGCTGACCGTGACCCAGACCCAGGGCGTGGCGTCGACCGGCACCGGCAACCGGCCGGACCGCGTCTGCAACGGCACGATCGACAACCCGACGATCGATCACTGGTTCGACACGTCGTGCTTCGTGGCGACCACAGACACGACCGGCACCTATGGGAACTCCGGCCGCGGCATCATCCGCGGGCCGGGGTCGGTCAACATCGACGCGTCGCTCGTCAAGAACACCAAGTTCGGCCACACCAATACCGAGGTCCGGATCGAGGCGTTCAACGTACTGAACCATCCGCAGTTCGCCAACCCGAACACGACGATCGGCAACGCCGCCGTCGGGACCATCTCGGCGATGCTGTCGAGCCCCTCGTGCTCGCTGTGCGGGACGACGGCGCGGCAGGTGCAGATCGGGCTGAAGGTGAGGTTCTAA
- a CDS encoding Gfo/Idh/MocA family oxidoreductase, whose translation MATDRTDQGGITRRDFATRVGAAAAGVVAAEAFGPFVSAAHAGGRILGANDRVVIAHIGIHSQGNALKRGFAQLKNVEVKTLCDVDENLFASRANDKAVLDKVPTFKPAYQQDLRRVFDDKDVDAVVIAIPNHWHALASIWGAQAGKHVYIEKPASHTMWEGRQMINAARTHSRIMQVGTMNRSRPAVIDAIKFIQDGGIGKVYMARGLCFKPRPNIGKYPDGPMQASDPAFSFTVGGRGNDGPYTTEYLSKVDYDLWIGPAPAKPFNRNRFHYNWHWQWDYGNGDTGNQGPHQFDIARWGLGKSEHPVKVSSMGGYFGEQPSAQETPDMQTSLFQYADGAYLEFGTRGEHTNDEGGVRIGNIFYGSKGWLWIEESGRQWQSYVGEVGSKNQKGPGSADKPDSQQAEAQGLTTVEFPHYQNFIDAIRANDPKILTCDILEGHLSAALVHMANASYLVGHSLEFDGKNEQFKGNEKKANELLTREYRKGFEVPKIANAKDMTTSGQK comes from the coding sequence GTGGCAACTGATCGCACCGATCAGGGCGGCATCACCCGCCGGGATTTCGCAACCCGCGTGGGCGCGGCCGCGGCCGGCGTCGTCGCGGCCGAGGCCTTCGGGCCGTTCGTCAGCGCGGCGCACGCCGGCGGTCGCATCCTCGGCGCCAACGATCGCGTCGTCATCGCGCATATCGGTATCCACAGCCAGGGCAACGCGCTCAAGCGCGGTTTCGCCCAGCTCAAGAACGTCGAAGTCAAGACGCTCTGCGACGTCGACGAGAATCTGTTCGCGTCGCGAGCCAACGACAAGGCGGTGCTCGACAAGGTGCCGACCTTCAAGCCTGCCTACCAGCAGGATCTGCGGCGGGTGTTCGACGACAAGGACGTCGACGCTGTCGTGATCGCGATCCCGAATCACTGGCACGCGCTCGCCAGCATCTGGGGCGCCCAGGCCGGCAAGCACGTCTACATCGAGAAGCCGGCGTCGCACACGATGTGGGAAGGGCGGCAGATGATCAATGCCGCGCGCACTCACAGCCGCATCATGCAGGTCGGCACGATGAACCGCAGCCGTCCGGCCGTGATCGACGCGATCAAGTTCATCCAGGACGGCGGCATCGGCAAGGTCTACATGGCGCGCGGCCTCTGCTTCAAGCCGCGGCCCAACATCGGCAAGTATCCCGACGGTCCGATGCAGGCGAGCGATCCGGCGTTCTCGTTCACGGTCGGCGGCAGGGGCAACGACGGTCCGTATACGACCGAGTACCTGTCGAAGGTCGACTACGACCTGTGGATCGGCCCGGCGCCGGCCAAGCCGTTCAACCGCAACCGGTTCCACTACAACTGGCACTGGCAGTGGGACTACGGCAATGGCGACACCGGCAACCAGGGGCCGCATCAGTTCGACATCGCGCGCTGGGGCCTGGGGAAGAGCGAGCACCCGGTGAAGGTCAGCTCGATGGGCGGCTACTTCGGCGAGCAGCCGAGCGCGCAGGAGACGCCCGACATGCAGACGTCGCTCTTCCAGTACGCCGACGGCGCCTACCTCGAGTTCGGCACGCGCGGCGAGCACACCAACGACGAAGGCGGCGTCCGCATCGGCAACATCTTCTACGGCTCGAAGGGCTGGCTCTGGATCGAGGAGAGCGGCCGCCAGTGGCAGTCGTACGTCGGCGAAGTGGGCTCGAAGAACCAGAAGGGCCCGGGGTCGGCCGACAAGCCGGATTCACAGCAGGCTGAAGCCCAGGGGCTGACGACGGTGGAGTTCCCGCACTACCAGAACTTCATCGACGCCATCCGCGCCAACGATCCCAAGATTCTGACCTGCGACATTCTCGAAGGGCACCTGTCCGCCGCGCTCGTCCACATGGCCAACGCGTCCTACCTGGTCGGCCATTCGCTCGAGTTCGACGGCAAGAACGAGCAGTTCAAGGGCAACGAGAAGAAGGCCAACGAGCTGCTGACGCGGGAGTACCGGAAGGGCTTCGAAGTGCCGAAGATCGCCAACGCCAAGGACATGACGACGTCCGGACAGAAATAA